The following proteins are co-located in the Carassius gibelio isolate Cgi1373 ecotype wild population from Czech Republic chromosome A21, carGib1.2-hapl.c, whole genome shotgun sequence genome:
- the LOC127941910 gene encoding Rieske domain-containing protein codes for MDKNKPSRMYFIGKKEDFDQAKRMIVTLDGRDILIIYHQRTFYAMDLQCYHAGSSLELGDIEEINKKLCIVCPKHKYKITLAEGEGLYKAANPAEKLSTPQWFSKGIKQRVHKVTEVDEDIFVTLSNCPGWVESDYYQTEKGRAELRKAQESKDGDEDANADEDV; via the exons ATGGATAAAAACAAGCCTTCTCGTATGTATTTTATCGGCAAGAAAGAAGATTTTGATCAGGCTAAGAGGATGATTGTGACTCTGGATGGAAGAGATATTCTTATTATATATCACCAAAGAACTTTCTATGCAATGGACCTGCAGTGTTACC ATGCCGGCAGTAGTTTGGAGCTTGGAGATATTGAG GAAATCAACAAAAAGCTCTGTATTGTGTGCCCAAAGCACAAGTATAAGATCACTCTGGCTGAAGGTGAGGGGTTATACAAGGCAGCCAACCCTGCAGAAAAGCTCTCTACTCCACAGTGGTTTTCCAAAGGAATAAAGCAGAGAGTGCACAAAGTGACGGAAGTAGACGAAGACATCTTTGTGACATTGTCCAACTGCCCTGGGTGGGTTGAGTCAGACTATTATCAGACTGAGAAGGGCAGGGCAGAACTGAGAAAAGCACAGGAATCCAAGGATGGGGATGAAGATGCGAATGCAGATGAAGACGTTTAG